The Sinomicrobium kalidii genome contains a region encoding:
- a CDS encoding tRNA-(ms[2]io[6]A)-hydroxylase encodes MLGLKLPTDPRWVNIVEKNIEEILTDHAYCEQKAASTAISLIVSFPEYTDLVQAMTALVKEEISHFKMVHDRIIARGWILGRERKDEYVVRLMKFFPKGGSRESHLVHRLLYAALIEARSCERFRLLSENIEDNELAEFYRNLMTSEANHYTMFLSFARRYGNREEVDQKWQDLLEYEAEIMKELGKKETMHG; translated from the coding sequence ATGTTAGGACTAAAATTACCGACAGATCCCCGCTGGGTAAACATTGTAGAGAAAAACATCGAAGAAATACTAACGGACCACGCTTATTGTGAGCAAAAAGCGGCCAGTACGGCCATTTCGCTCATTGTTTCCTTCCCGGAATACACAGACCTCGTCCAGGCCATGACTGCCCTGGTAAAGGAAGAAATAAGTCATTTTAAAATGGTACACGACAGGATCATTGCCCGGGGCTGGATATTGGGCAGGGAACGAAAAGACGAATATGTGGTACGGCTCATGAAATTTTTCCCGAAAGGCGGCAGCCGGGAATCGCACCTTGTCCACCGGTTATTGTATGCGGCCCTGATCGAGGCACGCAGTTGTGAACGTTTCCGCCTCCTCTCCGAAAACATAGAGGACAACGAGCTGGCCGAATTTTACAGGAACCTGATGACCAGCGAAGCCAATCACTATACCATGTTCCTCTCTTTCGCCCGCCGGTACGGAAACCGGGAAGAAGTGGACCAAAAATGGCAGGACCTGCTGGAATACGAAGCGGAAATCATGAAAGAACTGGGTAAAAAGGAAACAATGCACGGATAG